From one Gemmatimonadota bacterium genomic stretch:
- a CDS encoding DUF433 domain-containing protein, producing the protein MPNLDRIEINPKLMMGKPVVKGTRIPVDLILRKLGEGASEDDLLDAYPRLTLEDIRAALHYAAIVA; encoded by the coding sequence ATGCCTAACTTAGACCGCATTGAAATCAATCCCAAGTTGATGATGGGAAAACCCGTGGTGAAGGGGACGCGCATTCCAGTCGATCTGATTTTGAGAAAACTGGGGGAAGGAGCATCAGAAGACGATTTGCTTGACGCTTATCCCCGGCTCACATTAGAAGATATACGCGCTGCATTGCATTATGCAGCGATAGTCGCCTAA
- a CDS encoding HAD-IIIA family hydrolase, whose protein sequence is MRTNQADQCGMCKALFLDLGGTLVRIEDDEIFTDAVGNVEILPNIVEVLRQRASNFDAIFIITNQSGIEKGTLSIESTKSFIDQVNTATGGIITDYWVCPHIESPYRKPNPNMITGLADKHFVDVKQSVLVGDTEIDQQAAQNAGIGHFIWARDFFERQD, encoded by the coding sequence ATGAGAACGAATCAGGCGGACCAATGCGGCATGTGTAAAGCCCTTTTCCTCGACCTCGGAGGGACTCTCGTTCGGATAGAAGATGATGAAATCTTCACGGACGCAGTTGGAAACGTGGAAATCCTGCCAAATATCGTTGAGGTTCTCAGGCAAAGGGCATCGAACTTCGACGCGATATTTATTATCACAAATCAATCGGGTATAGAAAAGGGAACCTTATCAATCGAGAGTACGAAATCCTTTATCGATCAGGTCAACACTGCAACCGGGGGCATAATCACTGATTACTGGGTCTGCCCGCACATCGAATCACCATATAGAAAACCAAACCCTAACATGATCACTGGCCTTGCCGATAAACACTTTGTCGATGTCAAACAATCAGTCCTGGTTGGAGATACAGAAATTGATCAGCAGGCGGCTCAAAATGCCGGTATTGGTCATTTCATATGGGCACGGGACTTCTTCGAAAGACAAGACTGA
- a CDS encoding phosphotransferase — MPPFPAAVVRDVLTRFGIENPVRLKAWPFGPFDILAAFEYRSTPYLLKGRHIEQRGVKSLYKTQDIQKQLLQLGFPVSDFMANSSGETLVQGSDWQNEENIFYEIQIILPGVPFSPDTHTALLAGKLLGQLHLLGQKIHSDLLSKFYYIDTFVDRSPNQLQAFLQDDRDLQSGESQEIKNSISRLSDTSTRSSLTHRLTHGDFTPDNLLMNQDELFLIDNDELGFGTAAVDVAWGLTYLFGLDIKLGHIFLSEYRKHTPEFAESDLLAVKDYLLALNIQDYNVSELLDILHTLLSI, encoded by the coding sequence ATGCCCCCTTTCCCCGCGGCAGTAGTGCGGGATGTCCTCACTCGTTTTGGGATTGAGAATCCAGTTAGATTAAAAGCATGGCCTTTCGGCCCATTTGACATTCTGGCTGCCTTTGAATATCGCAGCACCCCCTATCTCCTAAAGGGGCGCCACATCGAACAAAGAGGCGTCAAGTCACTGTATAAAACACAAGACATACAAAAGCAACTTCTTCAACTGGGCTTCCCCGTATCAGACTTTATGGCCAATTCTTCCGGCGAAACACTGGTACAGGGTTCCGACTGGCAAAATGAAGAAAACATCTTCTATGAAATTCAGATCATTCTCCCCGGCGTGCCATTTTCTCCTGATACGCACACAGCTCTCTTAGCGGGGAAATTGCTCGGACAACTCCACCTCCTCGGACAGAAAATTCATTCGGACCTCCTGAGCAAGTTTTACTACATTGATACTTTCGTAGATAGATCTCCCAATCAGTTACAAGCATTTCTTCAAGATGATCGGGATTTGCAATCCGGGGAAAGCCAGGAGATCAAAAACTCCATATCGCGATTATCGGATACTTCGACACGTTCTTCGCTTACGCATCGCTTGACACACGGCGACTTCACACCCGATAATCTCCTGATGAATCAGGATGAACTTTTCTTGATCGATAATGACGAACTTGGATTTGGCACTGCGGCGGTTGATGTCGCGTGGGGGCTAACCTATCTATTTGGTCTGGACATCAAATTGGGACATATCTTCCTGAGTGAATACAGAAAACACACCCCCGAATTTGCCGAAAGCGATCTTCTGGCTGTTAAGGATTACTTGCTCGCTTTAAACATACAAGATTACAATGTGTCAGAATTGTTAGATATCCTGCATACATTGCTCTCTATTTAA
- a CDS encoding methyltransferase domain-containing protein, with protein sequence MDPSILNYYGTYYNEIDRFNDGSGRLEYIRSKQILDRYLPQTPVNILDVGGGPGAYASWLAEKGHKVHLVDPVPRHLKEAEERTRKHPLKSIQKGDARSLKWSDETLDIVLLMGPLYHLTKAEDRKKALGEARRVLKPGGILFAAAITRFASLLDGVRSGAILDPAFRAIVARDLKDGQHRNPDENKDYFTTAYFHRPEELTVEITECGFTQCQTLAVEGAAWLLGDIKDQLEDPARREILLDAIQKLETEPSLLGASPHIMAVARKP encoded by the coding sequence ATGGACCCATCCATCCTTAATTATTACGGAACCTATTATAATGAAATTGACCGATTCAATGACGGTAGCGGTCGCCTGGAGTACATACGCTCGAAACAGATACTGGATCGGTACTTACCCCAAACCCCTGTCAACATCCTTGATGTCGGTGGTGGTCCAGGCGCGTACGCGTCCTGGCTTGCAGAGAAAGGACACAAAGTCCATCTGGTTGATCCGGTTCCTCGACATCTCAAGGAGGCGGAGGAACGCACAAGAAAACACCCTCTAAAAAGCATCCAGAAGGGAGATGCGCGTAGCCTGAAATGGTCAGACGAAACCCTGGACATCGTCTTGCTCATGGGGCCATTATATCACCTTACGAAGGCCGAAGATCGAAAAAAGGCGCTTGGTGAGGCCAGAAGAGTTCTGAAACCTGGAGGGATCCTATTTGCAGCTGCAATCACGCGATTTGCATCTCTACTTGACGGAGTAAGATCCGGGGCGATCCTCGATCCAGCCTTCCGAGCAATTGTAGCGCGTGACTTAAAGGACGGACAACATCGCAACCCCGACGAAAACAAAGACTACTTTACCACTGCCTACTTCCATCGCCCAGAGGAACTAACTGTCGAAATCACTGAATGCGGATTCACCCAATGCCAGACACTTGCCGTAGAAGGTGCCGCCTGGTTGCTCGGAGATATAAAAGATCAATTGGAAGACCCCGCACGCCGCGAGATACTTCTCGATGCAATACAGAAACTCGAGACAGAGCCATCTCTACTTGGCGCTTCGCCGCATATTATGGCAGTGGCCAGGAAACCTTGA
- a CDS encoding NUDIX domain-containing protein has translation MDTHIRVSTKALILRDNAILLVEYDDESGLHYNMPGGGVEPDETLEETLKREVQEETCAEVEIGQPLIITEYEPKRNAFWGGMRHSLTVIFECKLTGDTEPQMPQIPDPNQTAVKWIPLVDLEKVELLPHVTDHILAYANKRGNHYPIYLCEPINPDKVQKYL, from the coding sequence ATGGACACACACATCAGAGTCAGCACAAAAGCTCTCATTCTTCGAGACAACGCCATTCTACTCGTGGAATACGATGACGAATCGGGCCTTCACTACAACATGCCGGGAGGCGGTGTAGAGCCGGATGAGACTTTGGAAGAGACACTTAAAAGAGAAGTGCAAGAAGAGACCTGCGCCGAAGTCGAAATAGGTCAGCCGCTCATCATTACGGAATACGAGCCGAAGAGAAACGCATTCTGGGGAGGAATGCGCCACTCACTCACAGTAATCTTCGAGTGCAAGCTCACAGGTGATACAGAACCCCAGATGCCACAAATCCCGGATCCCAATCAAACAGCGGTCAAATGGATTCCCCTCGTTGACCTCGAAAAAGTGGAACTACTCCCACACGTCACAGATCACATTCTGGCCTACGCGAACAAACGGGGAAACCACTACCCAATCTATCTCTGCGAACCCATCAACCCCGACAAAGTGCAGAAATACCTTTAA
- a CDS encoding redoxin family protein, with product MFKYVLTLIFLLLHAYVHAAPTASDCDFNNSGKVDFADFVAFSQGYGTTQTQFDLNGDGAVNFRDFVIFAQFYGQTITTPPPTTDAPVGIRVGMQAPDFTLSTLTGERFNLYEQRGKPVFLNFWATWCGPCVAEMPDMQKLQNTMSDSIQIVGVGTRETRIQELRFIRRYGYTWTFVLDSAGEVNNAYENTGIPRSFFIDAKGVIVRVLRGGPQRYETFLEATRQAINN from the coding sequence ATGTTTAAGTATGTCCTCACATTGATTTTTCTGCTCCTGCATGCCTATGTACACGCAGCACCAACCGCATCAGATTGCGATTTCAACAACAGCGGCAAAGTGGATTTTGCCGATTTTGTCGCATTTTCACAGGGATATGGGACAACCCAGACCCAGTTTGACTTGAATGGGGATGGCGCAGTCAACTTTCGGGACTTTGTCATTTTTGCCCAATTCTACGGGCAGACAATCACAACCCCTCCACCAACTACCGACGCTCCCGTTGGCATTCGAGTTGGGATGCAAGCTCCCGACTTTACGCTGAGTACTCTTACTGGTGAGCGATTCAATCTCTATGAACAGCGCGGCAAACCCGTATTCCTCAACTTTTGGGCAACCTGGTGTGGTCCCTGTGTTGCCGAAATGCCCGACATGCAAAAGTTGCAAAATACGATGAGCGATTCTATCCAGATCGTCGGCGTTGGCACACGCGAAACACGCATCCAGGAACTGCGTTTTATCAGAAGATATGGCTACACCTGGACTTTTGTTCTCGACTCGGCGGGAGAAGTGAACAATGCGTATGAGAACACTGGTATTCCCAGGTCATTTTTTATTGACGCCAAAGGTGTGATTGTTCGCGTATTGCGCGGAGGTCCTCAAAGATACGAAACGTTCCTGGAAGCGACGCGACAGGCGATCAATAATTAA
- a CDS encoding leucine-rich repeat domain-containing protein, with product MRKTILFILSTFALLIYPMSLLAQNSFSVSVDVNGAAGDQAVTSLNVSADQVIAIQIFGTGIQNANGLAARFEYDAAQVVYEGFEVGDVLPNAQALPEQGTGFVEIGIASLGGQATANSGLVGTVRFRTTAGFSGTAIRLVRAELSRDGQFETVNLDIRIALQFQAVTSDFDGDGVVNFSDFLAFAGQFGARQGDGRYEAKYDLDSDGAIDFGDFLLFSSSFGKEVSTSNDGGGGMETPVAIPDANLRTAIEFALGKASGASISRAEMAILTSLEASTSDIRDLTGLEFATGLTSLNLSANIITDLTPLSGLTNLSVLILSDNSISDLTPLSGLTNLTTLNLSYNTIIDISPLSGLTNLSVLILSGNFFSDISPLSGLTNLITLNLSYNSISDITPLSSLINLSVLFLYDDTMIRDRSVLARLSNLSEADIPDANLRAAIKTAMGKASDIPITDFEMAFLSELEAPNANIRDLTGLELATSLTSLNLGTEFVSRVGYVNSNHISNFSPLSGLTSLTRLDLSGNSISDLSALSDAISGLTRLERLYLDNNGISDVSALSGFTRLERLILFNNSISDLSPLSGLTNLEQLYLENNNISDVSSLSGLTNLAWLGLSANNISDVSSLSGLPNLIRLFLRSNSMSDVSSLSGLTSLLSLTLDNNNISNITPLSGLTSLTSLTLANNSISDVSSLSGLTSLISLFLYGNNISDIFVLSGLTSLRSLSLSSNNVSDLSPLVANTGLGSGDQVDVRNNPLNTTSINAHIPTLQSRGVEVRFGALKPAVAKIEQDISREMMELLGIEEWEGVINSK from the coding sequence ATGCGTAAAACGATTCTGTTTATCTTATCGACATTCGCGCTTTTGATATATCCGATGTCTCTTTTGGCGCAGAATAGCTTTTCCGTTTCGGTAGATGTAAATGGTGCGGCGGGAGACCAGGCGGTCACGTCCCTCAATGTGTCCGCGGATCAGGTTATTGCCATTCAGATATTTGGCACAGGTATTCAGAATGCGAACGGCCTTGCTGCGCGCTTTGAATACGATGCCGCGCAGGTTGTGTATGAGGGGTTTGAGGTAGGCGATGTGTTGCCCAATGCTCAGGCTCTCCCAGAGCAAGGTACAGGTTTTGTCGAAATAGGCATTGCATCTCTGGGTGGTCAAGCAACTGCCAATAGCGGTCTGGTGGGTACAGTTCGCTTTCGCACAACGGCTGGATTTTCAGGCACGGCGATTCGGCTGGTGCGTGCAGAACTCAGTCGGGATGGGCAATTTGAGACTGTGAATCTGGATATTCGCATTGCGTTACAGTTTCAAGCCGTTACATCGGACTTCGACGGAGATGGTGTGGTTAATTTTTCCGACTTTTTGGCGTTTGCGGGTCAGTTTGGGGCACGTCAGGGGGATGGGAGATATGAAGCGAAGTACGATTTGGACAGCGACGGCGCGATTGACTTTGGCGATTTTCTGCTCTTTAGCAGTAGCTTTGGCAAAGAGGTATCTACGTCTAACGATGGTGGCGGTGGAATGGAAACGCCGGTTGCCATTCCGGATGCGAATCTGCGCACAGCAATCGAGTTCGCACTGGGTAAGGCGAGTGGTGCGTCGATCAGCAGGGCAGAGATGGCGATTTTGACAAGCCTTGAGGCATCGACATCGGATATTCGCGATTTAACCGGACTCGAATTTGCAACTGGTCTGACATCGCTGAACCTTTCCGCTAATATCATCACAGACCTCACACCTCTATCGGGCTTGACGAACCTGTCAGTGCTGATTCTTTCCGATAATAGTATCTCGGACCTCACACCTCTGTCGGGCTTAACTAATCTGACAACGCTGAATCTTTCCTATAATACCATCATAGATATCTCGCCGTTGTCGGGCTTGACGAACCTGTCAGTGCTGATTCTTTCCGGCAATTTCTTCTCAGATATCTCGCCGTTGTCGGGTTTGACCAATCTGATAACGCTGAATCTTTCCTATAATAGTATCTCAGATATCACACCTCTATCAAGCTTAATCAACCTGTCAGTGCTGTTTCTTTACGACGATACTATGATCAGGGACAGGTCAGTACTGGCGCGTCTGTCCAACCTGTCAGAAGCAGATATACCGGATGCCAACTTGCGTGCGGCGATTAAGACCGCTATGGGCAAGGCATCAGATATCCCGATCACCGATTTTGAGATGGCATTTTTGTCAGAACTTGAAGCTCCGAACGCGAACATCAGGGACTTGACCGGGCTTGAGTTGGCAACCAGTCTGACGAGTTTGAACCTCGGCACAGAATTTGTGTCTCGTGTGGGGTATGTTAATAGTAACCATATTTCCAATTTCTCGCCTCTATCGGGCTTGACCAGCCTGACAAGGCTGGATCTTAGCGGCAACTCAATTTCAGACCTTTCTGCACTATCGGATGCCATATCGGGCTTGACCAGACTGGAACGGCTGTATCTTGACAACAACGGCATCTCGGATGTGTCTGCACTCTCAGGATTTACCAGGCTGGAACGGCTGATTCTTTTCAACAACAGCATCTCTGACCTCTCGCCCCTGTCCGGTTTGACCAATCTGGAACAGTTGTATCTTGAAAACAACAACATCTCGGATGTGTCCTCACTGTCCGGTTTGACCAATCTGGCATGGCTGGGGCTTTCCGCCAACAACATCTCGGATGTGTCCTCACTGTCCGGCTTGCCCAATCTGATACGGCTGTTTCTTCGCAGCAACAGCATGTCGGATGTGTCCTCACTGTCCGGCTTGACCAGCCTGCTATCGCTGACTCTTGACAACAACAACATCTCGAACATCACACCTCTGTCGGGCTTGACCAGCCTGACCTCGCTGACTCTTGCCAACAACAGCATCTCGGATGTGTCCTCATTATCCGGCTTGACCAGCCTGATATCGCTGTTTCTTTACGGCAATAACATCTCGGATATATTTGTACTGTCCGGCTTGACCAGCCTGAGGTCGCTGTCTCTTTCCAGCAACAACGTCTCGGATCTTTCGCCCCTGGTCGCAAATACGGGATTGGGCAGTGGAGATCAGGTTGATGTACGGAATAATCCGTTGAATACTACATCAATCAATGCGCATATTCCAACCCTTCAGAGCAGAGGAGTTGAGGTGCGCTTTGGCGCGTTGAAGCCCGCAGTGGCGAAGATAGAACAAGACATTTCCCGCGAGATGATGGAATTGTTGGGGATTGAGGAATGGGAGGGTGTGATCAACTCAAAATGA
- a CDS encoding sugar phosphate isomerase/epimerase codes for MSAALDYGVQSFCFRYFKDNADVAQKVKDIGLDKIEVCQAHADFKNPDAWKDIVKTYNDAGVSVISIGVQTFTGDPAEKSYFECAAIAGAKHISCHFQLESYPKAITQVRAWSRAYGIRVGIHCHGGYHFGGQPGVLKHLIGLGAPEIGLCIDTAWALQIGPRQGNPVKWTEDFAGQIYGIHYKDFVFDPNGQWHDTVVGEGTLDLPAFVAGLEKSGFDGMAVIEYEADVENPVPALTRCVETMRALAG; via the coding sequence ATGAGTGCAGCACTGGATTACGGAGTCCAAAGTTTTTGCTTTCGCTACTTCAAAGACAACGCCGACGTCGCCCAAAAAGTAAAAGACATCGGCCTCGACAAAATCGAAGTCTGCCAGGCCCACGCCGACTTCAAAAACCCCGACGCCTGGAAAGACATCGTCAAAACCTACAACGACGCGGGCGTATCCGTCATCTCCATCGGCGTACAAACCTTCACGGGCGACCCCGCTGAAAAATCCTACTTTGAATGCGCCGCCATTGCCGGCGCCAAACACATCTCCTGCCACTTCCAGCTCGAATCCTATCCCAAAGCCATCACACAGGTACGCGCCTGGAGTCGGGCATACGGCATCCGCGTGGGCATACACTGTCACGGCGGATATCACTTTGGCGGACAACCCGGCGTCCTCAAACACCTCATCGGCCTCGGCGCGCCCGAAATTGGCCTGTGCATCGACACAGCCTGGGCCTTGCAAATCGGTCCTCGCCAGGGCAACCCCGTCAAATGGACAGAAGACTTCGCCGGACAAATCTACGGCATCCACTACAAAGACTTCGTCTTTGACCCCAACGGCCAATGGCACGACACCGTCGTCGGCGAAGGCACACTCGACCTCCCGGCCTTTGTCGCCGGTCTCGAAAAAAGCGGCTTTGATGGCATGGCCGTCATCGAATACGAAGCCGACGTCGAAAACCCCGTCCCCGCCCTGACCCGATGCGTCGAAACCATGCGCGCATTGGCTGGCTAA
- a CDS encoding nucleoside hydrolase, with protein sequence MNFPILTHAQRIDRLAPPSGKVRVVLDTDTYNEVDDQFAVAHVLLSPEKISVEAIYAAPFHNQRSSGPGDGMERSYDEILRLLNRLNIPDNNLVFRGSTNYLTEPDTPQDNDAVRDLIDKAIASHDPLYVAAIGAITNVASAILLEPEIIKHIVVVWLGGHEHSWANTLEFNLRQDIFAARIIFDSGVPLVQIPCRNVASHLLTTLPELETHVAGKSAIGDFLTETVRGYHKDHYAWAKEIWDLSATAYLVNPNWVTTRLVHSPILTDQITWSHDPSRHFMRVATQLNRNAIFADVFKKLEKAG encoded by the coding sequence ATGAATTTCCCCATCCTCACACATGCCCAGCGCATTGACAGATTAGCACCGCCATCAGGCAAAGTGCGCGTGGTGCTCGACACGGATACATATAACGAAGTCGATGATCAATTCGCCGTAGCACACGTGCTCTTATCGCCCGAGAAAATCTCGGTTGAAGCCATCTATGCCGCGCCCTTTCACAACCAGCGTTCCAGCGGACCGGGCGACGGCATGGAACGAAGCTATGACGAAATCCTTCGCCTCCTCAACCGCTTAAATATCCCCGACAACAACCTCGTATTCCGCGGCTCCACAAACTATCTCACAGAACCAGACACACCGCAAGACAACGACGCCGTGCGCGACCTCATCGACAAAGCCATCGCATCTCATGACCCGCTCTACGTCGCCGCCATCGGCGCCATAACCAACGTAGCCTCCGCCATCCTACTCGAACCTGAAATCATCAAACACATCGTCGTCGTCTGGCTTGGCGGACACGAACACAGTTGGGCAAACACCCTTGAATTTAACCTGCGACAAGACATCTTTGCCGCGCGCATCATCTTCGACAGCGGTGTACCCCTCGTCCAGATCCCCTGCCGCAATGTCGCCTCTCATCTCCTCACCACACTGCCCGAACTCGAAACCCATGTGGCGGGCAAAAGCGCCATAGGCGACTTCCTCACCGAAACCGTACGCGGCTATCACAAAGACCACTACGCCTGGGCAAAAGAAATCTGGGACCTCTCCGCCACCGCGTATCTCGTCAACCCAAACTGGGTCACAACCCGGCTGGTACACAGCCCCATACTCACCGATCAAATAACCTGGAGCCATGACCCCAGTCGGCATTTCATGCGCGTAGCTACACAACTCAACCGCAACGCCATCTTCGCCGACGTATTCAAAAAATTGGAAAAAGCTGGTTAG
- a CDS encoding fumarate hydratase — translation MDTYEHREMIPLGEDETPYQLLTTDYISTGQFEGQEILKIEPEGLTMLADRAIRDSAHLLRPAHLKQLTKILDDPEASDNDRFVAIEMLKNANIAAGGVLPMCQDTGTAIIMGKKGNRVWTDGSDEAALAHGITRAFLETNLRYSQLAPLDMFQEANTKTNLPAQIEIYSEQGETYKFMFMAKGGGSANKSLLYQETRALLNPERLRDFIDQRLRELGTAACPPYHLALVIGGTSAEYTLKTAKLASAKYLDTLPTQGNEYGQAFRDLEMEKQVLEMSHELGIGAQFGGKYFCHDVRVIRLPRHGASCPVGIAVSCSADRQILGKITREGIFLEELESDPAKYLPEVDEEALSGDVVKIDLNQPMDKVRETLSKYPVSTRLSLSGPMIVARDIAHAKLQERIDRGEGLPQYFKDLCVYYAGPAKTPEGYASGSFGPTTAGRMDSYVDSFQSEGGSMIMLAKGNRSRQVTEACKKHSGFYLGSIGGPAARLAKDAIRKVECHEYPELGMEAIWRIEVENFPAFIVVDDKGNDFFSGFMRP, via the coding sequence ATGGACACCTACGAACACCGCGAAATGATCCCTCTGGGAGAAGATGAAACCCCCTACCAGTTGCTCACAACCGATTATATCTCAACGGGGCAATTTGAAGGCCAGGAAATCCTCAAAATCGAACCCGAGGGCCTGACCATGCTGGCGGACCGCGCCATTCGAGACAGCGCGCACCTGCTCCGTCCCGCACACTTAAAACAACTGACCAAAATACTCGACGACCCCGAAGCCTCGGACAACGACCGCTTTGTCGCCATTGAAATGCTCAAAAATGCCAACATCGCCGCAGGCGGCGTCCTCCCCATGTGTCAGGACACGGGCACAGCCATCATCATGGGTAAAAAGGGCAATCGCGTGTGGACCGACGGCAGCGACGAAGCCGCACTCGCACACGGCATTACCAGAGCCTTTCTGGAAACAAACCTGCGCTACAGCCAACTGGCACCACTCGACATGTTCCAGGAGGCAAATACAAAAACCAACCTGCCCGCCCAAATCGAGATCTATTCCGAGCAAGGAGAAACTTACAAATTCATGTTCATGGCCAAAGGCGGCGGATCTGCCAACAAAAGCCTGCTCTATCAAGAAACCAGAGCACTGCTCAATCCCGAACGCCTGCGCGACTTCATCGACCAGCGCCTGCGCGAACTCGGCACAGCCGCCTGTCCACCCTATCACCTCGCCCTCGTCATCGGCGGCACCTCCGCAGAATACACCCTCAAAACCGCCAAACTCGCAAGCGCCAAATATCTCGACACCCTGCCCACGCAGGGCAATGAATACGGCCAGGCATTCCGCGATCTCGAAATGGAAAAACAAGTCCTGGAAATGAGCCACGAACTCGGCATTGGTGCGCAATTTGGCGGCAAGTACTTCTGCCACGACGTGCGCGTTATTCGCCTGCCTCGCCACGGCGCATCGTGCCCCGTCGGCATTGCTGTATCCTGCTCTGCCGACCGACAAATTTTAGGAAAAATAACGCGCGAAGGCATCTTCCTCGAAGAACTGGAAAGCGACCCGGCAAAATACCTCCCCGAAGTCGATGAAGAAGCCCTCAGCGGCGACGTCGTAAAAATCGACCTCAACCAGCCCATGGACAAAGTGCGCGAAACCCTCAGCAAATATCCTGTCAGCACGCGCCTATCCCTCTCTGGACCCATGATCGTCGCACGCGATATTGCCCACGCCAAACTCCAGGAACGCATAGACCGCGGCGAAGGGCTTCCGCAATACTTCAAAGACCTGTGCGTCTATTACGCAGGTCCCGCCAAAACACCCGAAGGATACGCCTCCGGCTCATTTGGTCCCACAACCGCAGGGCGCATGGACAGCTACGTCGATTCATTCCAATCAGAAGGCGGCAGCATGATCATGCTCGCCAAAGGCAATCGCTCGCGGCAAGTAACAGAAGCGTGCAAAAAACACAGCGGTTTTTACCTCGGCTCCATCGGCGGTCCCGCCGCCCGCCTCGCCAAAGACGCCATACGCAAAGTCGAATGCCATGAATATCCCGAACTCGGCATGGAAGCGATATGGCGCATCGAAGTCGAAAACTTTCCCGCATTCATCGTCGTTGACGACAAAGGCAACGACTTCTTCTCGGGATTTATGCGTCCATAG
- a CDS encoding sialidase family protein: MIDKTHLFEGRTNGYHIYRVPGILCTQNNILLATAEARRGRGGDWDGNDVVLRRSADNGQTWDSPTVVARCDTYGEGPISNFVMIFDRKDGAVHALYCHNYARVFYMQSKDGGATWSDPTEITDELTPFREQYPWRVIATGPGHGIQLQNGRLIVPIWMSDGGGTEFGPGKLGHRPSTVAGIYSDDHAQTWQRSDIIVRTEGEYINPSETLPVELNDGRVLFNIRTESKRHRRLITTSPDGATNWSELKFDDALLEPVCMGSILKLQNGNIIFANPDNLEREFTRPGRVSYDRKRITVKMSTDDCQTWPVSKILEPGPSSYSDLAQTADGTICCIYENQTFTRQNDTRYVTVARFDLEWLEQ; encoded by the coding sequence ATGATAGACAAAACCCACCTCTTTGAAGGTCGGACAAACGGGTATCACATCTACCGCGTACCTGGCATTCTCTGTACACAAAACAACATCCTCCTCGCCACGGCAGAGGCGCGACGTGGCAGAGGCGGCGATTGGGACGGCAATGACGTAGTCCTGCGGCGCAGCGCAGACAATGGTCAGACCTGGGACTCACCCACCGTTGTCGCTCGTTGCGACACATATGGCGAAGGCCCCATCAGCAACTTCGTCATGATCTTCGATCGCAAAGACGGCGCAGTACACGCCCTCTATTGTCACAACTACGCCCGCGTCTTTTACATGCAAAGCAAAGACGGCGGCGCCACGTGGTCCGACCCCACTGAAATCACAGATGAACTCACACCCTTCCGCGAACAATATCCCTGGCGCGTCATCGCCACGGGACCCGGGCACGGCATTCAACTTCAAAACGGACGCCTCATCGTACCCATCTGGATGTCGGACGGCGGCGGCACGGAATTTGGTCCGGGCAAACTCGGGCATCGCCCCTCCACAGTCGCGGGCATCTACAGCGACGACCACGCACAAACATGGCAGCGCAGTGACATTATCGTGCGCACAGAAGGCGAATACATCAACCCCAGCGAAACACTCCCCGTTGAACTCAACGACGGGCGCGTCTTATTCAACATCCGCACAGAATCCAAACGCCATCGCCGCCTCATCACCACCAGCCCCGATGGCGCGACCAACTGGTCAGAGCTAAAATTTGACGACGCCCTGCTCGAACCCGTGTGCATGGGCAGCATCCTCAAACTCCAAAACGGCAACATCATTTTTGCCAACCCCGACAACCTCGAACGCGAATTTACCAGACCTGGCCGCGTCTCTTATGACCGCAAACGCATCACCGTCAAAATGAGCACCGACGACTGCCAGACCTGGCCCGTCTCCAAAATCCTCGAACCGGGGCCCTCGAGTTATTCCGACCTCGCCCAAACAGCCGACGGCACAATATGCTGCATATACGAAAACCAGACCTTCACGCGACAAAACGACACGCGATACGTCACCGTCGCCCGCTTTGACCTCGAATGGCTGGAACAATAA